A part of Pararoseomonas sp. SCSIO 73927 genomic DNA contains:
- a CDS encoding CidA/LrgA family protein, whose translation MIPGAALILLCQLVGEALVHGTGLPLPGPVLGMVLLLLLLLGNDLLAEPIDTRFVTGPADGLLMNLTLLFVPAGVGVVNRMDVLAAHWFALAAALVASTLLGLIVTALVFVAVARLANRGGKGEAEA comes from the coding sequence ATGATCCCAGGCGCGGCCCTCATCCTCCTCTGCCAGCTCGTGGGGGAGGCGCTGGTGCACGGCACCGGCCTGCCCCTGCCCGGCCCCGTGCTCGGCATGGTGCTCCTGCTCCTCCTGCTGCTCGGGAACGATCTCCTGGCGGAGCCGATCGACACGCGCTTCGTCACCGGCCCCGCGGACGGGCTGCTGATGAACCTCACCCTCCTCTTCGTCCCGGCCGGGGTGGGGGTGGTGAACCGGATGGACGTGCTGGCGGCGCACTGGTTCGCCCTCGCGGCGGCGCTGGTGGCCTCCACCCTGCTCGGCCTGATCGTCACCGCCCTCGTCTTCGTCGCCGTGGCCCGCCTGGCCAACCGCGGCGGCAAGGGGGAGGCCGAGGCATGA
- a CDS encoding LrgB family protein has translation MSDPDFSLWVYLSRTPLLWLTVTLLAYLAADRISALLRRHPVANPMLIAVVIAAAVLYATGTPYRTYFEGAQFVHFLIGPATVALAVPLYRNRHTVLRSLLPMAAALLAGSVTAMLSALLIARALGVSGPVLASLAPKSVTTGIAMGIAEGLGGDAALAAVLVLITGAIGAVLVTPVMNALGMKDMRARGFAAGLAAHGLGTARAFTVNPVAGTFAGIAMALNALVSALLAPVLLRALL, from the coding sequence ATGAGCGACCCCGATTTCTCGCTCTGGGTCTATCTCTCCCGCACGCCGCTCCTCTGGCTGACCGTCACGCTGCTGGCCTACCTGGCGGCGGACCGGATCTCCGCCCTGCTGCGGCGCCACCCCGTGGCGAACCCCATGCTCATCGCCGTGGTGATCGCGGCGGCCGTGCTCTACGCCACCGGCACGCCCTACCGCACCTATTTCGAGGGCGCGCAGTTCGTCCACTTCCTCATCGGCCCCGCCACCGTCGCGCTCGCCGTGCCGCTCTACCGCAACCGGCACACGGTGCTCCGCTCCCTCCTGCCCATGGCGGCGGCGCTGCTGGCGGGCTCCGTCACCGCCATGCTCTCCGCCCTGCTCATCGCCCGGGCGCTCGGCGTCTCCGGCCCCGTCCTCGCCTCCCTCGCCCCGAAATCCGTCACCACCGGCATCGCCATGGGCATCGCGGAAGGGCTTGGCGGGGACGCCGCCCTCGCCGCCGTGCTCGTCCTCATCACCGGCGCCATCGGGGCGGTGCTCGTCACCCCCGTGATGAACGCCCTCGGGATGAAGGACATGCGCGCCCGCGGCTTCGCGGCGGGGCTGGCCGCGCACGGGCTGGGCACCGCCCGCGCCTTCACGGTGAATCCCGTGGCCGGCACCTTCGCCGGCATCGCCATGGCGCTGAACGCCCTCGTCAGCGCCCTGCTGGCGCCGGTTCTGCTGCGGGCCCTGCTGTGA
- a CDS encoding retroviral-like aspartic protease family protein yields MLRKARRHLRACLVAVLPFGLPACVAPCDYGGGDTVAMVVRDGLPIVPVEVNGRRVPFVLDTGASRTTVFSESVAALGLPVDRLRSSSGLGIAGQSRERNALLARMRVGEHDLRNLTVPVATRSMPHRTGAVGLLGADLLGIGEVELDVSARRLTLHDGRRCRVAAVPWVGEYDTIPVTLVAGGLVVVPAEVNGMAVRALFDTGAMISALRRSMASAIGVTEEVLAGLPTATAHGIGTAGVELRLLRGVTVRVGAERIAGASVGLVDLPSSLPFEMILGQDYIGSRRFWLSYAERRLYVQRTGGRGVGGAAPTSAAARGITAGPAAEPAPAGR; encoded by the coding sequence ATGCTCCGGAAAGCCCGCCGCCATCTCCGTGCCTGCCTCGTCGCGGTCCTCCCGTTCGGGCTGCCCGCCTGCGTGGCGCCCTGCGATTACGGCGGGGGCGACACGGTGGCGATGGTGGTTCGGGACGGCCTGCCGATCGTGCCGGTGGAGGTGAACGGCAGGCGGGTTCCCTTCGTGCTGGACACTGGCGCCTCCCGCACCACCGTCTTCTCCGAGAGCGTGGCCGCGCTGGGGCTGCCGGTGGACCGGCTGCGCTCCAGCAGCGGCCTTGGGATCGCCGGGCAGTCGCGGGAGAGGAACGCGCTGCTGGCTCGGATGCGGGTGGGCGAGCACGACCTGCGAAACCTGACGGTCCCGGTCGCCACCCGCTCCATGCCGCACCGGACGGGTGCGGTGGGCCTGCTCGGCGCGGACCTGCTGGGGATCGGCGAGGTGGAGCTGGACGTGTCCGCCCGCCGCCTGACGCTGCATGATGGGCGCCGGTGCCGCGTTGCCGCGGTGCCCTGGGTGGGTGAGTACGACACCATTCCCGTCACGCTCGTGGCGGGCGGGCTCGTGGTGGTGCCCGCCGAGGTGAACGGGATGGCCGTCCGCGCCCTCTTCGATACGGGGGCCATGATCAGCGCCCTCCGCCGGTCCATGGCGTCCGCTATCGGGGTGACGGAGGAGGTGCTGGCCGGCCTTCCCACCGCGACGGCGCACGGGATCGGGACGGCGGGGGTGGAACTCCGGCTGCTCCGGGGCGTCACGGTGCGGGTAGGCGCGGAGAGGATCGCCGGCGCGTCCGTGGGGCTCGTGGACCTGCCCTCCTCCCTGCCCTTCGAGATGATCCTCGGGCAGGACTACATCGGGAGCCGGCGCTTCTGGCTCTCCTACGCCGAGCGGCGCCTCTACGTGCAGAGGACGGGGGGACGGGGGGTGGGCGGCGCGGCCCCGACCTCGGCGGCGGCGCGGGGCATCACAGCAGGGCCCGCAGCAGAACCGGCGCCAGCAGGGCGCTGA
- a CDS encoding substrate-binding domain-containing protein has product MPHATRRALLLGAATLPFLARRAAAAEVVVLASGGLTAAYRALIPGFEAATGHKLTTHQGASMGNAPDAIPQRLARGEPADVVLLAADGLEALIARGQARPGSRVDIARSLIGMAVRKGAPRPDISALESFRQALLDAKSIAYSASASGVYIETEMYRKLGLHEELMAKSRRILSERVGTVVARGEAEIGFQQVSELLPIEGIDYLGTIPEAVQQPTIFCAGIAANAREPDAASALIRYLASPDAAPALRRTGLEPLAR; this is encoded by the coding sequence ATGCCCCACGCCACGCGCCGTGCCCTGCTGCTGGGCGCCGCCACCCTGCCCTTCCTCGCCCGTCGCGCCGCGGCGGCGGAGGTCGTGGTCCTCGCCTCCGGCGGCCTCACCGCCGCCTACCGCGCCCTCATCCCCGGCTTTGAGGCGGCCACCGGCCACAAGCTCACCACCCACCAGGGCGCCTCCATGGGCAACGCGCCGGACGCCATCCCGCAGCGCCTGGCGCGCGGGGAACCGGCGGACGTGGTGCTGCTGGCCGCCGACGGCCTGGAGGCGCTGATCGCCAGGGGCCAGGCCCGCCCCGGCAGCCGCGTGGACATCGCCCGCTCCCTCATCGGCATGGCCGTTCGCAAGGGCGCGCCGAGACCCGACATCTCCGCCCTGGAATCCTTCCGCCAGGCCCTGCTGGATGCGAAATCCATCGCCTATTCCGCCAGCGCGAGCGGCGTCTACATCGAGACGGAGATGTACCGGAAGCTCGGCCTGCACGAGGAGCTGATGGCCAAGAGCCGCCGCATCCTCAGCGAGCGCGTGGGCACCGTGGTGGCGCGCGGCGAGGCCGAGATCGGCTTCCAGCAGGTGAGCGAGCTGCTGCCGATCGAGGGCATCGACTACCTCGGCACCATCCCGGAGGCCGTGCAGCAGCCCACGATCTTCTGCGCGGGCATCGCCGCGAACGCGCGGGAGCCGGACGCAGCGAGCGCACTGATCCGCTACCTCGCCTCCCCCGATGCGGCGCCGGCGCTCCGGAGGACAGGGCTGGAACCGCTGGCGCGCTAG
- a CDS encoding vanadium-dependent haloperoxidase, with protein MTTTRPMLSRRALLGSVPALAALPACAPERPAGGSGLTMRPHGDDGPAMRPSGDDGPAMRPAGHDAGPGEPALFDNPFASWIDLASRAGGAEDGPWPRANTVALTVRAMHDALNAIEPRYQRWTPRGPSEPSGAGASPLVAASAAAHALLVTRGSRAEPDALLAACVAREPSGAAREAGIALGAAVGATTLARAGATPPERRRYADSDREAVWRPTPVRHANTYFYLDPPFLFPDRGALFGPPPPHLSSVLYREMLEEVRRIGGKVSTERTAAQAEAASFWVPQLLRRNLMIVLLLRLTAQPPRGGPWDMARMVSILATANADADVFAYGAKAHYSFWRPVTAINLGSPGIAADPGWQPLLETPAHPDHPSGHSVDISTGTFVIAGLLGDGPVRYQAYDRPDRPARNFPSLTAVRRECSDSRVWAGAHFRTACTAGEEIGEAIARRALAQVPPTA; from the coding sequence GTGACGACAACCAGGCCCATGCTGTCGCGCCGCGCGCTCCTCGGCAGCGTGCCCGCCCTTGCGGCGCTGCCCGCCTGCGCGCCGGAGAGGCCGGCCGGGGGAAGCGGGCTGACGATGCGCCCGCATGGGGATGATGGGCCGGCCATGCGGCCGAGTGGGGATGATGGGCCGGCCATGCGGCCGGCGGGGCACGATGCCGGCCCCGGCGAGCCCGCCCTCTTCGACAACCCCTTCGCGTCCTGGATCGACCTCGCCTCCCGCGCCGGCGGCGCCGAGGATGGCCCCTGGCCCCGCGCCAACACGGTGGCCCTGACCGTGCGGGCCATGCACGACGCGCTGAACGCCATCGAGCCCCGGTACCAGCGCTGGACCCCTCGTGGCCCCTCCGAGCCATCGGGCGCAGGCGCCTCGCCCCTCGTCGCGGCCTCGGCCGCGGCCCACGCCCTTCTCGTCACCCGGGGGAGCCGCGCGGAGCCCGACGCGCTGCTCGCGGCCTGCGTCGCCCGGGAGCCCTCGGGCGCGGCGCGCGAGGCGGGGATCGCGCTCGGCGCGGCGGTGGGCGCCACCACCCTGGCGCGGGCCGGCGCGACCCCGCCGGAGCGCCGGCGCTACGCCGACTCCGACCGGGAGGCCGTGTGGCGGCCCACCCCGGTCCGCCACGCCAACACCTACTTCTACCTCGATCCGCCCTTCCTGTTCCCGGACCGCGGCGCGCTGTTCGGCCCGCCGCCGCCCCACCTCTCCTCCGTGCTCTACCGGGAGATGCTGGAGGAGGTGCGGCGTATCGGCGGGAAGGTCTCGACCGAGCGGACGGCGGCGCAGGCGGAGGCGGCGAGCTTCTGGGTGCCGCAGCTCCTGCGCCGCAACCTGATGATCGTGCTCCTCCTCCGCCTGACGGCCCAGCCGCCGCGCGGCGGGCCGTGGGACATGGCGCGGATGGTCTCCATCCTCGCCACGGCCAACGCCGACGCCGATGTCTTCGCCTACGGCGCGAAGGCCCACTACTCCTTCTGGCGCCCGGTGACCGCGATCAACCTCGGCAGCCCCGGCATCGCCGCGGACCCGGGGTGGCAACCTCTCCTCGAGACCCCCGCGCACCCCGACCACCCCTCGGGCCACAGCGTGGACATCAGCACGGGCACCTTCGTCATCGCCGGGCTGCTCGGCGACGGGCCGGTCCGCTACCAGGCCTATGACCGCCCGGACCGCCCGGCCCGGAACTTCCCGAGCCTCACCGCGGTGCGCCGCGAGTGCTCCGACAGCCGGGTCTGGGCAGGAGCCCACTTCCGGACCGCCTGCACGGCAGGGGAGGAGATCGGCGAGGCCATCGCCAGGCGCGCGCTCGCCCAGGTGCCGCCGACCGCGTGA
- the rnd gene encoding ribonuclease D, which produces MSRRPAAADPEPVLITTTEQLVPLCERLRQEPFVTVDTEFMRERTYWPELCVVQLGGENDTAVVDALAPGLDLSPLGALLADEHVVKVFHACRQDVEIFLLRYGATPQPLFDTQIAAMVAGFGDQASYDSLARALANASIDKAHRFSDWSARPLSPAQIAYAAADVTHLRRIYVALRDRLAKDGRLDWVGEEMAALTDPATYRTEPETAWEKLRPRTTNRRFLGVLQAIAAWREREAQRVNIPRQRLLRDESLLEVAATAPADAAALARARGVTEGFARGKSGASLLAAIEAAKALPEADLPEAPRERAGPTASPALVALLKVLLAAKAEEHQVAPRLLASSDELDRLAAEAPEDLPALQGWRRKVFGGDALALRNGDLSLGVEGRRVRLIRPGAAG; this is translated from the coding sequence ATGTCCCGCCGTCCCGCTGCCGCCGATCCCGAGCCCGTCCTCATCACCACCACGGAGCAGCTCGTGCCGCTCTGCGAGCGGCTCCGCCAGGAGCCCTTCGTGACGGTGGACACGGAATTCATGCGGGAGCGCACCTACTGGCCGGAGCTCTGCGTCGTGCAGCTCGGCGGCGAGAACGACACGGCGGTGGTGGACGCCCTGGCCCCCGGCCTCGACCTCTCCCCCCTCGGCGCCCTGCTGGCGGACGAGCACGTGGTGAAGGTGTTCCACGCCTGCCGGCAGGACGTGGAGATCTTCCTGCTGCGCTACGGCGCTACGCCCCAGCCCCTGTTCGACACCCAGATCGCCGCCATGGTGGCGGGCTTCGGCGACCAGGCGAGCTACGACAGCCTCGCCCGCGCCCTCGCCAACGCCTCCATCGACAAGGCCCACCGCTTCAGCGACTGGTCCGCCCGCCCCCTCTCCCCCGCCCAGATCGCCTATGCCGCGGCGGACGTGACGCATCTCCGCCGCATCTACGTCGCGCTCCGCGACCGGCTGGCCAAGGATGGCCGGCTGGACTGGGTGGGCGAGGAGATGGCGGCCCTGACCGATCCCGCCACCTACCGCACCGAGCCGGAAACGGCCTGGGAGAAGCTGCGCCCGCGCACCACCAACCGCCGCTTCCTCGGCGTGCTGCAGGCCATCGCCGCCTGGCGGGAGCGGGAGGCGCAGCGGGTGAACATCCCCCGCCAGCGCCTGCTGCGCGACGAATCCCTGCTGGAGGTGGCTGCCACCGCCCCGGCCGACGCCGCCGCCCTGGCCCGCGCCCGCGGCGTGACGGAGGGCTTCGCCCGCGGCAAGTCCGGCGCCTCCCTGCTGGCCGCCATCGAGGCCGCGAAGGCGCTGCCGGAGGCCGATCTGCCCGAGGCCCCGCGGGAGAGGGCCGGCCCCACCGCCTCCCCCGCGCTCGTCGCCCTGCTGAAGGTGCTGCTGGCCGCCAAGGCGGAGGAGCACCAGGTCGCCCCCCGCCTGCTCGCCAGCTCCGACGAACTGGACCGGCTGGCGGCCGAGGCGCCGGAGGACCTGCCCGCCCTGCAGGGCTGGCGCCGCAAGGTCTTCGGCGGCGATGCCCTGGCGCTGCGGAATGGCGACCTCTCCCTCGGCGTCGAAGGCCGCCGCGTGCGGCTGATCCGGCCGGGCGCGGCGGGGTGA
- a CDS encoding methyltransferase domain-containing protein, translating into MAPPLPDLTADPSRDHKRAVLDAGAVREAYRRWAGVYDTVFGGVSSFGRKRAVAAVNRLPGNRVLEVGVGTGLALPRYRREKRVVGIDLSREMLEKARERVAAEGLSHVEGLIEMDAERMAFADDSFDLAVAMFTASVVPDAKRLFAEMSRVVRPGGQLLFVNHFAAQDGPRWWVERTMAPLSRVLGWHPDFALSDLLDGDAQVEAIEPCPPGGLFTLVQVRNTRAVQALAA; encoded by the coding sequence ATGGCGCCGCCCCTGCCCGACCTCACCGCCGACCCGTCCCGCGACCACAAGCGGGCGGTGCTGGACGCGGGCGCAGTGCGGGAGGCCTATCGCCGCTGGGCGGGCGTCTACGACACCGTCTTCGGCGGCGTCTCCTCCTTCGGGCGCAAGCGGGCCGTGGCGGCGGTGAACCGCCTGCCCGGCAACCGCGTGCTGGAGGTGGGGGTGGGCACCGGCCTCGCCCTGCCCCGCTATCGGCGGGAGAAGCGCGTGGTCGGCATCGACCTCTCCCGCGAGATGCTGGAGAAGGCGCGGGAGCGCGTGGCGGCCGAGGGCCTCTCCCACGTCGAGGGGCTGATCGAGATGGATGCGGAGCGCATGGCCTTCGCCGATGACAGCTTCGACCTGGCGGTGGCGATGTTCACCGCCAGCGTCGTGCCGGACGCCAAGCGCCTCTTCGCCGAGATGTCCCGCGTCGTGCGGCCCGGCGGCCAGCTCCTCTTCGTCAACCACTTCGCCGCCCAGGACGGGCCGCGCTGGTGGGTGGAGCGGACCATGGCCCCGCTCTCCCGCGTGCTGGGCTGGCACCCGGACTTCGCCCTCTCCGACCTGCTGGACGGGGACGCGCAGGTGGAGGCGATCGAGCCCTGCCCGCCGGGCGGCCTCTTCACCCTCGTCCAGGTGCGCAACACCCGCGCCGTGCAGGCGCTGGCCGCCTGA
- a CDS encoding histidine kinase famiy protein, producing MNETVDPEPAPHKGGWTPPQGKPTVEGGGEVSGKHSDIFFAAVEMTRMPMIVTDPNQPDNPIVFANQAFLKMTGYEPKEIVGRNCRFLQGPETDRETVAEVRRAVEARREIATEILNYRKNGSTFWNALFISPVLNPEGELIYFFASQLDVSRRRDAEDALRQAQKMEALGQLTGGIAHDFNNLLQVMRGYMDLLDSALGKPEPDRARMQRSLGAARSAADRAATLTSQLLAFSRKQRLEGRTMSLNALADGLREMAARSLGEGIALRFDLDPTIGTCRLDPTQAEVALLNVLINARDALAGRPDGVVTVSTRTIVVDHDDPGIANRLSPGRYATISVADNGSGMPPEILARVMEPFFTTKEEGRGTGLGLSMVYGFARQSGGAVRIESTPGQGTTVHLSFPEAEADGADRPASPRASERPGTETILVVDDRPEVAELARAILEEFGYTVHLAHDGHAAMRMIAGDMPLDMLFTDLIMPGGMNGVMLAREARRQRPRLKILLTTGYADDSMNRDDGGGTEFDLIHKPYGRAELARRVRIVLDGPTGVG from the coding sequence ATGAACGAGACCGTCGATCCGGAGCCCGCGCCCCACAAGGGCGGCTGGACCCCGCCGCAGGGCAAGCCCACCGTTGAGGGCGGCGGAGAGGTCTCCGGCAAGCACTCCGACATCTTCTTCGCGGCCGTCGAGATGACGCGCATGCCGATGATCGTCACGGACCCCAACCAGCCCGACAACCCGATCGTCTTCGCCAACCAGGCCTTCCTGAAGATGACGGGCTACGAGCCCAAGGAGATCGTCGGCCGCAACTGCCGCTTCCTCCAGGGCCCGGAGACGGACCGCGAGACGGTTGCGGAGGTGCGGCGCGCGGTCGAGGCCCGGCGGGAGATCGCGACCGAGATCCTGAACTACCGCAAGAACGGTTCCACCTTCTGGAACGCCCTCTTCATCTCCCCCGTGCTGAACCCGGAGGGGGAGCTGATCTACTTCTTCGCCTCCCAGCTCGACGTCAGCCGGCGGCGGGACGCCGAGGACGCGCTGCGCCAGGCGCAGAAGATGGAGGCGCTGGGCCAGCTCACGGGCGGCATCGCGCACGACTTCAACAACCTCCTCCAGGTCATGCGCGGCTACATGGACCTGCTGGACAGCGCCCTGGGCAAGCCGGAGCCGGACCGGGCGCGGATGCAGCGCAGCCTCGGCGCCGCCCGCTCCGCGGCCGACCGCGCGGCGACCCTCACCTCCCAGCTCCTCGCCTTCTCCCGCAAGCAGCGGCTGGAAGGGCGGACGATGAGCCTCAACGCCCTGGCCGACGGCCTGCGCGAGATGGCGGCCCGCAGCCTCGGCGAGGGCATCGCGCTGCGCTTCGATCTGGACCCCACCATCGGCACCTGCCGCCTGGACCCGACCCAGGCCGAGGTCGCGCTGCTCAACGTGCTGATCAACGCCCGCGACGCCCTGGCCGGCCGGCCGGACGGGGTCGTGACCGTCTCCACCCGCACCATCGTGGTGGACCACGACGATCCGGGAATAGCCAACCGCCTGTCGCCCGGCCGCTACGCGACGATCAGCGTGGCGGACAACGGCAGCGGCATGCCACCCGAAATCCTGGCCCGCGTGATGGAGCCCTTCTTCACCACGAAGGAGGAAGGGCGCGGCACGGGCCTCGGCCTCTCCATGGTCTACGGCTTCGCCCGGCAGTCCGGCGGCGCCGTGCGGATCGAGAGCACCCCCGGCCAGGGCACCACCGTCCACCTCTCCTTCCCCGAGGCGGAGGCGGACGGCGCGGACCGGCCCGCCTCGCCCCGCGCCTCCGAGCGCCCGGGCACGGAGACGATCCTGGTGGTGGACGACCGGCCGGAAGTGGCGGAACTGGCCCGCGCCATCCTGGAGGAGTTCGGCTACACCGTGCACCTCGCCCATGACGGGCACGCGGCGATGCGGATGATCGCCGGCGACATGCCGCTGGACATGCTCTTCACCGACCTCATCATGCCCGGCGGCATGAACGGCGTGATGCTGGCCCGCGAGGCCCGCCGCCAGCGCCCCCGCCTGAAGATCCTGCTGACCACCGGCTACGCCGACGACAGCATGAACCGCGACGACGGAGGCGGCACGGAATTCGACCTGATCCACAAGCCTTACGGCCGCGCGGAACTGGCGCGGCGCGTGCGGATCGTCCTGGACGGGCCGACAGGGGTGGGCTGA
- a CDS encoding tripartite tricarboxylate transporter substrate binding protein — MPTRRLLGPSILGMAALGLPLLNRAALAQGVAGGAATYPDRPVTLVVPWAAGGSTDAVARILAARLSQDTGRSFVIDNRAGANGTIGFASVARARPDGATLLVGTVSTYAMAPHLYALPYDNDRAFTGIGLIAAQPMILVVPKTSPYRSLAEFVAAAKRPDSRMTYANSGTGSSTHLATELFLRDAGITMADVGYRAGAPAVQGTMQGEVSMVIQAASGLLPLIGSGDLRPLAISSRERSTMAPDIPTFREQGYPDYEAAEHIALLGPAGIPAPIVQRINELARAAMTAPETMERLAALAVTPETQRPEEWAAYNAAENAKWGRVIREREIKVQ, encoded by the coding sequence ATGCCCACCCGCCGCCTGCTCGGCCCCTCCATCCTTGGCATGGCCGCGCTCGGCCTGCCCTTGCTGAACCGTGCCGCCCTCGCCCAGGGCGTGGCAGGGGGTGCGGCCACCTATCCCGATCGTCCCGTCACCCTCGTCGTTCCCTGGGCGGCGGGCGGCTCCACCGACGCGGTGGCGCGCATCCTCGCTGCGCGCCTCTCCCAGGACACGGGCCGATCCTTCGTCATCGACAACCGCGCGGGGGCCAACGGCACCATCGGCTTCGCCTCCGTCGCGCGCGCCCGGCCGGATGGTGCCACGCTGCTCGTCGGCACCGTCAGCACCTACGCCATGGCACCCCACCTCTACGCCCTGCCCTACGACAACGACCGCGCCTTCACCGGCATCGGGCTGATCGCCGCGCAGCCGATGATCCTGGTGGTGCCGAAGACCTCGCCCTACCGCAGCCTGGCGGAGTTCGTGGCCGCGGCGAAGCGGCCCGACAGCCGCATGACCTACGCCAATTCCGGCACCGGCAGCTCCACCCACCTCGCGACCGAGCTGTTCCTGCGGGACGCCGGCATCACCATGGCCGATGTGGGCTACCGCGCCGGCGCCCCGGCCGTGCAGGGCACGATGCAGGGCGAGGTCTCCATGGTGATCCAGGCCGCCTCCGGCCTGCTTCCCCTCATCGGCTCCGGCGACCTCCGCCCGCTCGCCATCTCCTCCCGCGAGCGGAGCACCATGGCGCCGGACATCCCCACCTTCCGGGAGCAGGGCTACCCGGACTACGAGGCGGCGGAGCACATCGCCCTCCTCGGCCCCGCAGGCATCCCCGCGCCGATCGTCCAGCGCATCAACGAACTGGCCCGCGCCGCCATGACCGCGCCCGAGACGATGGAGCGCCTGGCCGCCCTGGCCGTGACGCCCGAAACCCAGCGGCCGGAGGAGTGGGCGGCCTATAACGCGGCGGAGAACGCGAAGTGGGGGCGGGTGATCCGGGAGCGGGAGATCAAGGTGCAGTAG